The genome window AATGTTTTAGCCCCAGCCATTCGGTGTCCATAGATCTCATATTGCTTGTCGGATTTGGTAATGCAATCCATGGCAATCTAATGTTTCCTTTTGCTGTTGCTGTATTCACGTTTCACTGTCATTGGTTGATTATGTTACCATTACACAGGAGATATTATAACACACACAATGAATTTGATACTTCTGTTGGACATTGTCATGGATATACCATCCCGCCCCCCTCCCCTGACTGAGGGTCTGTGTAGGATTGACTGACAGTCACTTGTGCAATGATCCACTCATACTGGACGACAAATGCAAGCACACTGCCACACCACCAGGGTGCTCTGTTCTGGCCCCCACTACCAGGACACACCACAACCAGGgccttacacaccaccatctctgTCCTCTCCCGCTCTGCCTAATAGGTGACTCTGCTTTGGAGACTATCgtccccctctcccactctctcacacagtcacctcCGTCTTACTGTTGGTCACAAAGTAAGGCTGAGTGGGCAGGAAGTGCTGACTGTGGCTCTGGGAGCGGGACTGACTGTGCAGCTCGTTGATCTGCTCCACCGTGCACTGGGGCCTCTTGGAGCCATAACCCTTCCTCCTACCCACCGTCTCAGTCCCGTCCCAGCCCTTCGGCCCCATTCCTCCCCCCATCCCCCTGGGGGCTGCAATGGTGTTGGAGCTGTAGGCCAGCGAGTGGTGTTGTTGCTGCTGATGTTGGTGGTATTGTTGGTGGTGAGGACCAGGAACCGTCCCGATGTGGTGGTGAGGCCCCGGGAAAGTCCCTGTTCTAGTCATGCTGGACATGGTCATGGCTCCTGGACCTTTATTACTGAGCCTGTCACCACTGTTGCTGAGTCTTTGGGGCTTCTGTCCGTTCTGCTTGGGTGCGGTCAGCATGGTGGAGCCCTGGTAGGTGCTGGATAGGATGGGCAAACTGCTGGGCATCTCTGTGATGTAGGTGGCCACTGGCTTGGGGCCCAGGGATCCCAGGGTGCTGATGGGACTCAAAGGGTTGTTGTGGGCCATGGAGTTGTTGTGGGCCATGGGGTTGTTGTGGACCATGGGGTTGTTGTGGGCCATGGGGTTGTTGTGGGCCATGGGGTTGTTGTGGGCCATGGGGTTGTTGTGGGCCATGGGGTTGTTGTGGGCCATGGGGTTGATGTGGGACATCGGCTTGATGTGGGACGTAGTTTTGTTGTGGGACATGGGTTTGGTGTGGGACATGGGCTTGATGTGGGGCATGGGGTTGTTGTGAGTCATGGGGTTGTTGTGGGACATGGGGTTGTTGTGGGGCATGGGGTTGTTGTGGGCCATGGGGTTGTTGTGGGCCATGGGGTTGTTGTGGTCCATGGGGTTGTTGTGGGGCATGGGGTTGATGTGGGGCATGGGGTTGATGTGGGCCATGGGGTTGTTGTGGGGCATGGGGTTGATGTGGGGCATGGGGTTGTTGTGGACCATGGGGTTGTTGTGGACCATGGGGTTGTTGTGGTCCATGGAGTTGTTGTGGGCCATGGGGTTGTTGTGGGCCATGGGGTTGTTGTGGGCCATGGGGTTGTTGTGGGCCATGGGGTTGTTGTGGGCCATGGGGTTGTTGTGGGCCATGGGGTTGTTGTGCGCCATGGGGTTGTTCATTGGATTGTGGGTAATGGTGGGGTTATTCATTGGGTTGTGGGACATAGTGTTGTTGGTCATGGGGTTCATAGGTCGCATAGGGTTCATGTGTTGGAGGGGGAGGCCTCCTTTGGACGGCAGCTCCATCATCAGACGAGGTTTGTTGTAGAAGTCACCGTTGGACTTGGCCGCTGCATGGGGATAGAGACAGAAGCACAGGTTAGGGAAAGAGGTTTCCTAGTTTATAACACAGATGGGCAACTACGGTCCTCAAGCACTTTTGATATCCTATATACTGTAAAAGTAGAAAAAAGTATTATCTTTATTTACAAGGACAACATTTTCAGTTATTTTTCAGGTTGTGCACTTACAATTACCTTCAACTCTGGTTCTTACTGTAATACACTCTGGTTCTTACTGTAAACAAGCTGGTTCTTACTGTAAACAAGCTGGTTCTTACTGTAATACACTGGTTCTTACTGTAATACACTGGTTCTTACTGTAATACACGCTGGTTCTTACTGTAATACACTGGTTCTTACTGTAATACACTGGTTCTTACTCTAATACATGCTGGTTCTTACTGTAATACACTCTGGTTCTTACTGTAATATCATACCAATAACAAACATGTAGCATTGTTCAGATAATAAGGAATTCACATCCTTCAGCCATGTCATTCAGGTTACATTCATCACACCCACTCTGTCTCACGCTGCATCTCAGATTATCAATGCCAAACTTTATTATGAACATTAGTTTCCTTTATCGAGCCTCGAGTCTAAaagaaaatatgttttcacttaaCCCTGTGGGAGGAGAAACTTGTATTATATTTCAATCAACCTTTCCAACGGCCCTGGATTCATCCAGACAGACTCCCCTCAAGGAAAAacacatgaatttcacatgatCACATATGAttttatgtgaagttaatgtgataacatgtgcaAGACATGATAACAGGAACCTACACGTGACAACAGTTGAGCGCATGTGAAAACCCAGCTGTCAAATGCAATTgagatattttattttaaaaggcATAATTGACATTATTCAAATGAAACAGTCATGGTCCCTGCAGGTTTTGTCTTGTTCCTGGTTTGTTTAAGGGACATCCCAAGAAAGTTTTTAGGATGTTCTTAGAACGTTCTGTCATGGTCAGCtggaggtttttgtctagttgcggtgaaaatacagtaaatacactaGTTACTGTATTTTTACAGCTAAATTAAGGTATGCATGTTAAAGGACTGTATGCTGCTGTATGCTGATTACTTGGAACTCAGCTGAGAATTTCAATTCACAAACTCTTGGTTGCTAGATACCTGAAGTTCCTGCTGCACCACCAGGTCTCTGGTGATGTCTCTGGACATAACGGAGATTGGCTatacatacactactgttcaaaagtttgggttcacttagaaatgtccttgtttttgaaagaaagcaatttttttgtccatttaaaataacatcaaattgatcagaaatacagtgtagacattattaatgttgtaaatgactattgtagctggaaatggcagatttttaatggaatatctacattggcgtacagaggtccattaacagcaaccatcactctgtgttccaatggcacgttgtgttagctaatccaagtttatcattttaaaagcctaattgatcattagaaaacccttttgcaattatgttagcacagctgaaagctgttgttctgattaaagaagcaataaaactagccttttttagattagttgagtatctggagcatcagcatttgtgtgttcgattacaggctcaaaatggccagaaacaaacaactttcttctgaaactcatcagtctatttttgtcctgagaaatgaaggctattccattcgagaaattgccaagaaactgaagatcttgtacaacgctgtgtactactcccttcacagaacagcgcaaactggatctaaccagaatagaaagaggagtgggaggccccggtgcacaactgagcaagaggacaagtacattagagtgtctagtttgagaaagtcacaagtcctcaactggcagcgtcAATAAATAGTACCCCCAAAACACCAACgtcaatagtgaagaggcgactccgggatgctgcccTTTTATATATGGAAAAACAGATAGTAAAAACTACATAAAAAGGAAGTTTGTTTTAAAGTGTTTGCCCTATATCTGAGATGGGGCCATCCTGAGTTGTGGGCATCCTAGACCAAAACAACCTCTCTATAGAGGGGCCATATTAGTGTGTAGACCAAActattcggacgctacagacagaagtcgGCAGATTGGCGGtactgacttcagacgagtcccgtgacgcTTGGGGGGTTGTagacggagaacaccatcgtgatTGTGAGAGTCCATAGAGGGATCATAGAGggatcatattagtttgtaggccaaTCCGTTCGGCCGCTACAGATGTTTTCGTgaaaagaccgattttcgggatgtctcatggtctgacaaacaaatcaaatcaaatcaaagtttatttgtcacgtgctccgaatacaacaggtgttgtagaccttacagtgaaatgcttagttacaggctctaaccaatagtgcaaaaaatgtattaggtgaacaataggtaggtagaGAAATAAAACAAcggtaaaaagacaggctatatacagtagcgaggctataaaagtagcgaggctacatacagacatcgATTAGTCAGaatgattgaggtagtatgtacatgtagatatggttaaagtgactatgcatatatgatgaacagagtgtagcagtagcgtaaaagaggggttggtgggtgggacacaatgcagatagcccggttagccaatgtgcgggagcactggttggtcggcccaattgaggtagtatgtacatgaatgtatagttaaagtgactatgcatatctgataaacagagagtagcagcagcttaaaaagaggggtttggggggcacgcaatgcaaatagtccgggtagccatttgattacctgttcaggagtcttatgccttgggggtaaaaactgttgagaagcctttttgttctagacttggcactccggtaccgcttgccatgtggtaatagagagaacagtctatgactggggtggctggggtcttttccATGCGgtaatagagagaacagtctataactggggtggctggggtctttgacaatttttagggccttcctctgacaccgcctggtgtagaggtcctggatggcaggcagcttagccttaGTGAtgtactgtaaggtctacaacacctgttgtattcggcgcacgtgacaaataaactttgatttgatttgatttgtttgtcagaccatgagacatcccgaaaatcggtctttttgatgacctgttcaggagtcttatgccttgggggtaaaaactgttgagaagcctttttgttctagacttggcactccattaccgcttgccatgcggtaatagagagaacagtctatgactggggtggctggggtctttgacaatttttagggccttcctctgacaccgcctggtgtagaggtcctggatggcaggcagcttagcctcagtgatgtactgggccgtacgcacgacCCTCTGTAGTGaattgcggtcagaggccaagcaattgctgtaccaggcagtgacacaaccagtcaggatgctctcgatgttgcagctgtagaaccttttgaggatctcaggtcCCAAGCCAAATATTtttcgtttcctgagggggaataggctttgtcgtgccctcttcacgactgtcttggtgtgtttggaccattctagtttgttgttgatgtggataccaaggaacttgaagctctcaacctgttccactacagccccgtcgatgagaatgggggcgtgcttggtcctccttttcctgtagtccacaatcatctccttagtcttggttacgttgagggataggttgttattctggcaccacccggccaggtctctgacttcctccctataggctgtctcgttgttgtcggggatcaggcctactactgttgtgtcgtctgcaaacttaatgatggtgttggagtcatgcctggccatgcagttgtgggagaacagggagtacaggaggggactgagcacgcacccctggggagctcaaGTGTCGAGgattagcgtggcagatgtgttgctacctaccctcaccacctgggggctgtccgtcaggaagtccaggatccagttgcagagggaggtgtttagtcccaggatccttagcttagtgatgagctttgagggtactatggtgttgaacgctgagctgtagtcaatgaatagcattctcacataagtgttccttttgtccaggtgggaaagggcagtgtggagtgcaatagagattgcctcatctgtggatctgtttaggcggtatgcaaattggagtgggtctagggtttctgggataatggtgttgatgtgagccattaccagcgttgtgtatgttgacctgtttaaaggtcttactcacgtcggctacggagagcgtgatcacacagtcgtccggaacagctgatgctctcatgcatgcctcagtgttgcttgcctcgaagagagcatagaagtgatttagctcatctggtaggctcttgtcactgggcagctcccggctgtgcttccctttgtagtctgtaatagtttgcaagccctgccgcataagacgagcgtcggagccggtgtagtatgattcaatgttagccctgtattgacgctttgcctgtttaatggtttgtcgcagggcatagcaggatttccgggttagagtctcgcaccttgaaagcggcagctctaccctttagctcgaaTACCCTttagtgcaaatgttgcctgtaatccatggcttctggttggggtatgtacatacagtcactgtggggacgacatcctcgatgcacttattgataaagccagtgactgatgtggtgtactcctcaatgccatcggaagaatcccggaacatgttccagtctgtgatagcaaaacagtcctgtagtttagcatctgcttcatctgaacactttttttatagaccgagtcactggtgcttcctgctttaatttttgcttgtaagcaggaatcgggaagatagagttgtggtcggatttaccaaatggagggcgagggagagctttgtacgcgtctctgtgtgtggagtacaggtgatctagaattcttttccctctggttgcacatttaacatgttgatagaaatttggtagcaCTGAttaaagtttccctgcattaaagtctccggccaataggagcgctgcctctgggtgagtggtttcctgtttgcttatttccttatacagctgactgagtgcagtcttagtgccagcatctgtctgtggtggtaaataaacagccacgaaaagtatagttgaaaactctctaggcaagt of Salmo salar chromosome ssa01, Ssal_v3.1, whole genome shotgun sequence contains these proteins:
- the LOC106609275 gene encoding protein shisa-9B; its protein translation is MRGKYFMLGYLLVKVMALVCKADGEPGQLEGFVMMTTCNGSREDEGAGFSEPPHTEDRCRGYYDVMGQWDPPFVCKTGDYLYCCGTCGFRFCCSYKTSRLDQSTCKNYDTPVWMMTGQTPFKKNDLRHDPTKDKTNLIVYIICGVVAIMALVGIFTKLGLEKAHRPQRENMTRAVQSVLQVGCPGEQFQGEDTLGMHAQNYDTRANNLQGGQINNNVGSGPTMGQPLPYPALSQQRPGKELNKYASLKLVAAKSNGDFYNKPRLMMELPSKGGLPLQHMNPMRPMNPMTNNTMSHNPMNNPTITHNPMNNPMAHNNPMAHNNPMAHNNPMAHNNPMAHNNPMAHNNPMAHNNSMDHNNPMVHNNPMVHNNPMPHINPMPHNNPMAHINPMPHINPMPHNNPMDHNNPMAHNNPMAHNNPMPHNNPMSHNNPMTHNNPMPHIKPMSHTKPMSHNKTTSHIKPMSHINPMAHNNPMAHNNPMAHNNPMAHNNPMAHNNPMVHNNPMAHNNSMAHNNPLSPISTLGSLGPKPVATYITEMPSSLPILSSTYQGSTMLTAPKQNGQKPQRLSNSGDRLSNKGPGAMTMSSMTRTGTFPGPHHHIGTVPGPHHQQYHQHQQQQHHSLAYSSNTIAAPRGMGGGMGPKGWDGTETVGRRKGYGSKRPQCTVEQINELHSQSRSQSHSQHFLPTQPYFVTNSKTEVTV